Within Scomber japonicus isolate fScoJap1 chromosome 1, fScoJap1.pri, whole genome shotgun sequence, the genomic segment ATACAATACATGTGTACATTTCTCTGAGTTAATAACCTCATAACCAGATGTTTTTGGAACTGTAGTCAAATTTCTGCATGCACTGCATCTTGAAACCTATCACCCTCCAGTCTTGGGAAAGTCATGCTTTGTGATTGTACAACAGCTGCATCACATCATGGGAAAGCTTCAGTTGCTGTCAAAGTGCAGAGCGATCGTGTTGCTGTCAAAGTACTTCTCTTCACTAGTCCCAGAGAACACATCTCAGCTGAGGACGCTGTGTAGAATCAGCACATTTCTAAATATTCAAGAAATTTCATTCAACAAAaagatacataaataataataacatacagtacatattatACATAACTGAGCcattcaaaaaataaatgactgaaacatTTAGATGACTTGTCTGCTGTAAATGATCCACAGTGAATTTTTTAAAGCTCCAGTGATTTTATGAATGAGGCTGGCTATTATCCAAATCATACTGCAATCACGCTCATTTCTAGTTTGAACTCTTTTGCTTTTCCAGATTTGGTCAGATTACAGATCAGACAAAGTGGGTATCTGCACAAACACTAACTGTGTTGACTGTGgttaatcgattagttgtttggtctttaaaatgtcagaaaatgttgagaaatgttgattattgtttcccaaagcccaagatgcaAAGGTCTTCTTTTGTCCCAGATTATAGTCCACAACCCACagttcagtttactatcatagcTGATTAATCATAGAAGAAATCAGAAAATACTCACATTTCAAACTTTGTTTCtgtaaaatgactcaaaatgatgaatcaatGATCAAAATAGTGAAACTACCACAGAACAAATGTGAAGCCAAGTAGTATTTCagcataaaaaaaactgcacacaTATAAACACCATGTTTGTCTCTATGCTTCTTCACTTAAGGACGATACCAGCCGGGCAAAGACAAGCCGGATCCCAAGACGTGGAAGGCAAATTTCCGGTGTGCCTTGAATTCTCTGCCTGACATCTGTGAGCTGCGGGAGCACAGCAGGAAACGAGGCAGCAATGCCTACAGAGTGTACAGGATGCTGcccagcacacaaacacacagacgcaGGAGAGGTCAGACGCTAACATAGAATGTTCTTATCACTTCAGAGGGCAAACATATTCTGACTccggcttcctctcctctcagggCTTCGGTTGTTCAGCAGGCCCCGAGAGAGACAGGCGAGTTTAGGAGGGTGCACACCTGATGATACCTGCACCGTGCATACTTGGCAACCCACCACAAGACCCATTTCAGACATACCGCCAAAAGTGGAAACACCTGCAGAAGACGCATTACACAGCACTCAAACACATGGTGAGAGGAAGTACTTTATTGTCGTTCAGGATGTtgttaatgataaaaaaacTGGTGAGGATGATAGTTGGTGTCTTTGTGCAGGGACGTGGGAAGCCAAACCAGAGGACCAGGAACAAAACGAGGCTGTCTTTAAGGTATCACAACTTcatgttaaatgtgatgaatccTGGTTTTCTGACTGGACATTGTGTGTGACAGTTTGACAGTCTTTCTGGATGCATTCCCCTCCCAATTTTCATTACAGATGAAGTACAGCTAAAGTGTTTTAGACATATTCTCTGCCCAAATTGTATGACGGAAAATAAACAAAGTGGCTCTCTAGATGTCAGAATGTGTTTTGTATTCTTGTAGCTGATGGACCACTTAAGCAATGCTGACCTGTGGAACCAGACTGGGGAGCAAAGAGgatggagaacacacacactgtgggaCCACTGGCACTGTAGGACACCATATATGtttatgtgattgtgtgtatgAGGACTGTTGAGAggtttttcatatttgttgTTAAGTGACTCAGATGTATTGTCTGGCAGcaggtaaaagaaagaaagagcagatTAAAGCATATCTAATTGTTTGGGACTAAAAGTAATGCATATTTGGCTTTAATGACTGAGTAGCTGATgggtattttttaaatgttcatgtgcatgtgtgttaatAATCACATACttgagtgtgtttgtctctctgtgttttcatggTGTTTTGTGCTCCTCAGGTCCTGGTGATGATAGCCTGTACTCCCTCCATACAGATAACTACAGTGATCTGTTTGGCCCAAACTACATCAAGGAGCTCTCTGACTGGTCCACACATCAGCAAACACTGATGCCATAGAGTCATGATGCAGCCAACAGTACCTAAATGTGCAAACCTACTTAAATAAACAGCTCAtcctcttcctgtttgtgtaACAGCACATACTTgattaaaagctgtttttttttcttgctaagCTCTTTTCCTCCTGGCATCTATCTGCTGATCTGACCTCTGAGGAGAGAGAAGTATTAAAGAGAGCCATAGAGGACAGACAATATTGCTCTGTCAGTGGATCAGGTCTGTCGGTCATCCTCTCTGCTGAGCCGGCTGAGATGAAGATCTTGTTCCAAGCCAAGCTGTTGCTCCGCCATCATCATTTCTTCAGTTCATTACGGTTCAGTGCCTCACACTCACTGAAACGACACCAAGCTCACACCACAGCTGACAGTGTAAACAGATCTCATTTCGCTTCAGTGAGGGATGAGTTATTGCTCTGCTGTTTCTTCATGTTTAACCAACACAGTGTAAATGAAGAGCAGCACACAGAAGCAGCACATGTGGCTTTTACAGTTTGTCCCATGCTTTGCCATCATATTATACAGAAAGTTAAGTTTCAATGTATGTTTTTGACTGTATGCATTTgatttgtatattttctttttgtgagGATTTGTTTAGTGTGACAGTACTGTACAatgtgtttagtgtttttttttttttttaaatgtatctttaaaaTCATCCAGCATTTATAATGTATGCAAAAGCTACTCTTTgtgtttggttttctgtttgtttccattttgcAAGTATTATAGCCCCAAATAATAATTACTTTGTAGTAGGAGCTTGGAGTGTTTGTTCTCAGATCTATTTCACTAGTGTCTCCACTCCATAAAAAGATTATAGAAACTGACAGCACAGCACAGGAACGTGGAACgctgaagagagagagcgagagagttcAAGGCTCAGTTCAAAGCTTTGATTGGCTGCCGTGTGTATCATTTTACCAGGGAGTCATCAGCTCTTATCTTTACACACTGACGGTCAATCCTCCCCTGTAGGCTGCTGTTTTGTaagatattaataaaaaaagaaccagATGTGATGAATTTCCTTTAACCTGCATTGACTTTTAGAAACTTGTTCTGCTTTAACATGTTCAGAAAGACATTTTCAGACTCTATCTGCAGACTCATCATTGCTCAGCTTCAGTGTCAGTATACATAACATATTTTCAATTGTGTAAAACGGAGGGTTTctaaacataaatgtatgtttttacacTGGTTATTTTGGTAGATATTTTGATATGCTTCAACAGGAGAGACACAAATGCAAATAATGATGCTAATTATGTCACAGTCCTGCTGTAGTGTGTCGACATGCACTTGGGCAAGGCTCTGAAACTGCCACGCCTAAATGTAACGCAGTCTTTAAAAGTCTATTTACATAGTTTAATAGTTACCTGTTCAAAGAGCTGATATCTTATATAGTTAAACATGTATGAAGACAACcagtattgttgttgtttaaaagaAGTGCTTCATGTACTTTTAGTGTCATAAATTTGGGGTTTAGGCAGTGAAAACACAGGAAGACATAGTTGGTGAAACATCAACagatgacatttatttttcattgcttATTCTGAAAAATGCAgataaaagacagatggatTTCCCTAAAAGTGGGAACTACATGTCAGGCAGATCCTCAGagaaacaaatgacacaaaaacaaaccactGCTCCAATTCTGCCTTTCCAGCAATGTTATACAAAAAAAGTAACCAAAAATATGTTTGAACCTGAAGACATATAAACCATGGAttcattactttttctttttttttgctatgtATTTACACCATCATACAATAAGTCCTATCACAGAGTGTTGTgatgaggaaacattttttaaaaccacattcAATCACTCCACTAGCACAACCTGCTGGTCACACAATATACTGCAACCCCATCAGGTCTTGACAATATAGCGTTGATCTCAGAggggaaacaaaacaaacaaatggagGATCACTTTTCAAACTGAAATTACTccaaaaactttaaacaggaATGAATGAGTTACAATAATGTTGCCTGGTGAATGATCACGTCTGTCAGTGAATGTTTTACAGATTCAAGGGTCCTCGTGCGCGATGCTGGGAGGAGTGACAACACAATCAATGCAATGCTGGTCAATTTTCCTTTTACAGACCATTGTAGGAAGTAGCTGTCACCACAAAGAAGGTCTAAAGCTTCTGTCTGGTGAATCCAATCCTAATGTCTGCACTCACTGAGAAAccttttcagttttaaatgatctgatTAAACCTCTCTCCACTCTCAACTGCTTATAAATGGTCAGATATTACATGCCTATAAGGTATATCCTATCAGGTATATCACATCGCCTTGGTAACACCAATGATTTCATTCTTGTATCATAAAAAGCTCTTTTAACATCAATCTACATACTTTTATTGTTGACTTTGTATTACAAACACATTCTGTTGTagacatactcacacacaggaTGCACATGGAGGAAACACAATCACATGCATTAACAGATCCAGGCCTGCTCATCAATATTCACTGTTAGTGGCGATGAGAAATGTGTACACGGTAAACACCCCAATTAAATGAGgccatacagtatatgtaacattcatactgctgctgctgctgtcactgccTGCAAAGATTTGAGTAAGGCCTTCTTCCACCGGGCCTGGTTGAGAAATTTGGACAACGTGCGACAATACTATGGGACGAAAACGTACCAGCCGGTCAGGTTTCTGCTGTCATTTCAACAGCATTTAATAACAAGGAGAACGTGAGCTTGAGTCTGACGAGACTGATAACAGCAGAAAACAGGCAATAAGAAAGAActgcatttatttgcttttcccAAATAgaggaaatgtgtataaaatgtaaaatataaaatctgcTGTGAGAAGGTGGATAAACTTTtacataaaaacaggaaaaggagGAATAGCTGGGTTTAATGTCcattttgttggtttttgaCAAAATAACGtataatattaatcattttaacacTGATGCAAAAAGTGGGTCAGATTAGGTTGAATCCCATTTAGTGGCATTTTTCAAACTTTAACAAGTCCGACAGTCAATAATGCAAGTTTTCAAAGAAACATGAAACTACCAAGACCTCTGGAAGGACCAAATCATCTCTGCTTTTACTGTGAGTGTCCAAACAAACCATCcgaaacaacaataataacctTGAAAATGATTGAATGCCAAGACAAATAGTCTTAAAAAGTCGTGACAAGTGAACATTAGGTAACAACAaatcaacaacaataacaagTGGCATCTAATCGCTAAGACAACCTCTAACTCTACACAACCTGACCCACGTTTGTTTGCAGTGTTGATTTGGTTACTTACAATTTTATTTCTTGTTCTCTAGTTGGTATACgagattttgaaaaaaaaaaagacgaaaaaaaaaagtatataaaaatatgaatcttCTTTTAACTACAAAGCTCAGCGTTTGCAGTA encodes:
- the irf1a gene encoding interferon regulatory factor 1a, whose amino-acid sequence is MQQPGRLRLRPWLEEQIHSGKYPGVSWLDQSARIFQIPWKHAARHGWSIDRDATLFRSWAMHTGRYQPGKDKPDPKTWKANFRCALNSLPDICELREHSRKRGSNAYRVYRMLPSTQTHRRRRGLRLFSRPRERQASLGGCTPDDTCTVHTWQPTTRPISDIPPKVETPAEDALHSTQTHGTWEAKPEDQEQNEAVFKLMDHLSNADLWNQTGEQRGWRTHTLWDHWHCPGDDSLYSLHTDNYSDLFGPNYIKELSDWSTHQQTLMP